In Paraburkholderia bryophila, a single genomic region encodes these proteins:
- a CDS encoding DUF6402 family protein — translation MKNMGWPVSVKLATAWFSNSKHIYDDNPNSVQPIDGATISLDWCLNFGGVKNKYDDLISRKIYNEAAYAHIKNKIKPILERGFQHSIASDINAKIFLKDLRSFHMDWQFQIVNISSYDTLTNRLGMTDLTAALANFGIYAAIGRVEVGGDRYYKYDRSARTKTYCMDAQIKVTHVYVYVKDNYSFNDSDGNSQYLGHWNKRGVVLTKGALISELINGGRFHTSFGDSLETKINFNWKYLFYKPLDKPIDKRTGLIGKFMKRDVYWPVYNSTYNRWREKHNRGGDFMVYSMPKYVKLDRPIEVGVGVICRPVEKM, via the coding sequence ATGAAAAACATGGGCTGGCCGGTCTCGGTAAAACTCGCCACCGCGTGGTTCAGCAACTCAAAACACATTTATGATGATAATCCGAACTCCGTTCAACCCATCGACGGTGCTACGATCTCGCTGGATTGGTGTCTGAATTTTGGCGGCGTAAAAAACAAGTACGACGATCTGATTTCAAGGAAGATTTACAACGAGGCGGCTTATGCTCACATAAAGAACAAGATAAAGCCGATTTTGGAAAGAGGCTTTCAACACTCGATCGCCTCGGACATCAACGCAAAAATCTTTCTGAAGGATCTAAGAAGTTTTCATATGGACTGGCAGTTTCAGATCGTCAACATATCGAGTTACGATACCCTGACAAATCGCCTTGGCATGACCGATTTGACGGCCGCACTTGCAAATTTCGGTATCTATGCGGCGATCGGTCGTGTTGAGGTCGGTGGGGACCGATATTACAAATATGATCGGAGCGCAAGGACCAAGACCTATTGCATGGATGCGCAGATCAAGGTAACGCATGTCTACGTATACGTGAAAGATAATTATTCGTTCAACGATTCAGATGGGAATTCGCAATATCTAGGTCACTGGAATAAAAGAGGAGTAGTATTGACGAAAGGCGCGCTTATTAGCGAGCTTATCAATGGTGGAAGATTTCATACTAGCTTTGGTGATTCGCTCGAAACGAAAATAAATTTCAACTGGAAGTATCTTTTTTATAAGCCGTTAGATAAACCAATTGACAAAAGAACCGGGTTGATCGGAAAATTCATGAAAAGGGACGTGTATTGGCCTGTCTACAATAGCACGTACAATCGCTGGCGGGAAAAGCATAATCGGGGCGGCGATTTTATGGTTTATTCAATGCCGAAATATGTAAAACTAGACAGGCCGATTGAGGTCGGCGTGGGGGTGATATGCAGGCCGGTGGAAAAAATGTGA
- a CDS encoding AraC family transcriptional regulator: MNTAETPNPERISQAGRRLVIGCWGVELLPRHAYEVMYTPDQAVIGFAFESQRGHHAFSSDRVLPFFSKPNSLAYVPDGCTVFSSSQGGGEYLRVTTPRDLAGSVSVQRQFNDFIDPIAIDAAQTIRTLLLTDAPATLLLEEKLIVLAERVKSVFHGGLSAPRQARSMTSARLRQIDEIIDSTLGEDISVKLMADAVGLSEAFFIRAFKAGVGKSPHSYLIDRRLAAARVLLESSRHDLREIALAVGFSSHAHMTAAFRSRLGITPSRLRGD; the protein is encoded by the coding sequence ATGAATACGGCAGAAACACCGAACCCGGAGCGGATAAGCCAGGCAGGCCGGCGGCTCGTGATCGGCTGCTGGGGCGTCGAGCTATTGCCGCGACATGCGTATGAAGTCATGTACACCCCGGACCAGGCGGTGATCGGTTTCGCGTTCGAAAGCCAGCGGGGACATCATGCGTTTTCAAGCGATCGCGTGCTGCCGTTCTTTTCGAAGCCGAACAGCCTCGCCTACGTGCCAGACGGTTGCACGGTGTTTTCGTCGTCGCAAGGTGGGGGCGAATATCTGCGCGTCACCACGCCTCGCGATCTTGCCGGCAGCGTGTCGGTCCAACGACAGTTCAACGACTTCATCGATCCGATCGCGATCGACGCCGCGCAAACCATTCGGACGCTGTTGCTCACCGATGCACCGGCCACGTTGTTGCTGGAAGAAAAGCTCATCGTTCTGGCGGAGCGCGTCAAGTCGGTTTTTCATGGCGGATTGAGCGCGCCCCGGCAAGCCCGCTCGATGACCTCCGCGCGCCTGCGGCAGATCGACGAGATCATCGACTCGACCCTCGGCGAAGATATCAGCGTCAAGCTGATGGCGGACGCGGTGGGACTCTCCGAGGCGTTCTTCATTCGGGCATTCAAGGCCGGGGTCGGAAAGAGCCCGCATAGCTACCTGATCGATCGCAGATTGGCCGCCGCCCGCGTGCTACTGGAAAGCTCGCGTCACGATTTGCGCGAGATCGCGCTCGCGGTCGGTTTTTCTTCGCACGCGCATATGACAGCCGCCTTTCGAAGCCGCCTGGGAATCACGCCCAGTCGTTTGCGGGGTGACTGA
- a CDS encoding acyl-CoA dehydrogenase family protein has protein sequence MFHDWTPEQLTLRERFAAVGELLAKARDQQPEGFDYAGWNRLRDEQLWHLVVPRDYGGHGEDWWGFTAALDGLSSTLRTPELLLSVIAQAGMVRAMVRHGSPLQKERYLAAILRGKVSATGIAEPSTGTDVRSIETTLSEAPDGYRLNGSKYNIAHAPIMDFILVVSRLERRESSNIALVLLDRDTPGLVIGAQDDKLGNRNLPTGELRFEDVHIDASQILGQAGRGLGHLIDIISLGRLYYGLVAANLPLPFVDEAMHYAAQRTSFKSTIDSHQYIQKRLVDMKIGMERSRWAAYGALGRLLNAHPEALLACSVAKLVGASDLIDNATSLVKLYGSIGYHNGGIATLLKDAMGFASVGGTEEMHRKNIFNQMQRLAGSASSSQG, from the coding sequence ATGTTTCACGACTGGACCCCCGAACAACTGACACTGCGCGAGCGTTTCGCCGCGGTGGGCGAACTGCTCGCGAAAGCGCGCGACCAGCAGCCGGAAGGTTTCGACTACGCCGGGTGGAACCGCTTGCGCGACGAGCAGCTCTGGCACCTCGTGGTCCCGCGAGACTACGGCGGCCATGGCGAAGACTGGTGGGGCTTTACCGCCGCGCTCGACGGCCTGTCGTCGACGCTCCGCACGCCGGAACTGCTGTTGTCGGTGATCGCGCAGGCCGGCATGGTGCGCGCGATGGTGCGTCACGGCAGCCCGCTGCAGAAGGAGCGTTATCTCGCGGCCATCCTGCGCGGCAAGGTCAGCGCGACCGGCATCGCGGAGCCGTCCACCGGCACCGACGTGCGCAGCATTGAAACCACGCTGTCGGAGGCGCCGGACGGCTACCGCCTCAACGGCAGCAAATACAACATCGCGCATGCGCCGATCATGGACTTCATCCTCGTGGTGAGCCGACTGGAGCGCCGCGAGTCGAGCAACATCGCGCTGGTGCTGCTCGATCGCGATACGCCGGGCCTCGTGATCGGCGCGCAGGACGACAAGCTCGGCAACCGCAATCTGCCCACCGGCGAACTGCGTTTCGAAGACGTGCACATCGACGCGTCGCAAATCCTCGGCCAGGCGGGGCGTGGCCTTGGCCACCTGATCGACATCATCTCGCTCGGTCGGCTTTACTACGGGCTGGTGGCGGCGAACCTGCCGCTGCCGTTCGTCGACGAAGCGATGCACTACGCGGCGCAGCGCACCAGCTTTAAAAGCACGATCGACTCGCATCAATATATCCAGAAGCGTCTAGTCGACATGAAGATCGGCATGGAGCGCAGCCGCTGGGCCGCTTACGGCGCGCTCGGCCGTTTGCTGAACGCGCATCCCGAGGCGCTGCTGGCGTGCTCGGTGGCCAAGCTGGTCGGCGCCAGCGATCTGATCGACAACGCCACGAGCCTCGTCAAGCTGTACGGCAGCATCGGCTATCACAACGGCGGCATCGCCACGTTGCTGAAGGACGCGATGGGGTTTGCGAGCGTCGGCGGCACCGAAGAGATGCATCGCAAGAATATTTTCAACCAGATGCAGCGGCTCGCCGGCAGCGCATCGTCCTCGCAAGGCTGA
- a CDS encoding NUDIX hydrolase has protein sequence MKQSYTTPDVSVDIVLLTLDEGLLKVALHQRDRAPAKHSLALPGGYVHVGEDASLEATAKRVLLEKTGFAPRYLEQLRTFGGPARDPRGWSVAVSHVALIPHAELSAAGAGVFQFYDVDDLPELAFDHAEQVEEAVQRVRNKASYSTLPCWLLPESFTLTQLQTIYEQIFGEAVSRGTFRSRLGIKVAELQPGDAADEADILIATDEFQGGNQRPARLFKVNRLSLFKRAFW, from the coding sequence ATGAAACAGAGCTACACCACGCCGGACGTGAGCGTCGACATTGTGTTGCTGACGCTGGACGAGGGCCTGCTGAAGGTGGCCTTGCACCAGCGCGATCGAGCGCCCGCGAAGCATAGCCTGGCGTTGCCCGGTGGCTATGTTCACGTGGGCGAAGACGCGTCGCTGGAAGCGACGGCGAAGCGCGTGCTACTGGAGAAGACCGGCTTCGCACCGCGCTATCTCGAGCAGTTGCGCACGTTCGGCGGTCCGGCGCGCGATCCGCGCGGCTGGTCGGTTGCGGTGTCGCACGTCGCGCTGATTCCGCATGCGGAATTGAGCGCGGCCGGCGCGGGCGTGTTTCAGTTCTACGATGTGGACGACCTGCCCGAACTGGCATTCGATCATGCGGAGCAGGTGGAGGAAGCGGTGCAGCGGGTGCGCAACAAGGCGAGCTATTCGACGTTGCCGTGCTGGCTGCTGCCGGAGTCGTTCACGCTGACGCAATTGCAGACGATCTACGAACAGATTTTTGGCGAGGCGGTGTCGCGCGGCACGTTCCGTTCGCGGCTGGGGATCAAGGTGGCCGAGTTGCAACCGGGCGACGCGGCCGACGAGGCCGATATCCTGATCGCCACCGACGAGTTTCAGGGCGGCAATCAGCGGCCCGCGCGGTTGTTCAAGGTGAATCGGTTGAGTCTGTTCAAGCGGGCGTTCTGGTAG
- a CDS encoding alanyl-tRNA editing protein, whose product MRKPLFVRRAGETRRPHLGHFSDSGAAAIHYHRLSCSQATVLFVGLSDIMFSLNRKTRKLYYENPSLSECAAKIVKVNANSIELDTTVAYPEGGGQEADHGAIILGDGRVLRFVDARKMYGNFARIPDFPSILVDGIIEHVIHPDDLVLLRELDVGAEATVRIDRLRRAQLSLSHTASHLLYLGVNEVRPDAMPGLFGCHIKVDAARFDFSVETRFTADELQEIERIANAYVQRGSEVVTYPHPLYRDARYWACEGQVMACGGTHIASTAPVGRIQVHRKNLGRGKDRLSCDFAESIPELRT is encoded by the coding sequence TTGCGAAAACCACTATTTGTTCGACGAGCCGGCGAGACGCGCCGGCCGCATTTGGGTCACTTTTCTGACAGCGGGGCCGCGGCGATTCACTATCATCGCCTGTCATGCAGTCAAGCGACCGTTCTCTTTGTGGGCCTATCAGACATCATGTTTTCACTAAACCGGAAAACGCGCAAACTCTATTACGAGAACCCTTCCCTATCGGAGTGCGCGGCAAAGATCGTCAAGGTCAACGCAAACAGTATCGAACTCGATACGACGGTCGCCTATCCGGAAGGCGGCGGGCAGGAAGCCGATCATGGGGCGATCATTCTTGGGGATGGACGCGTGTTGCGTTTCGTCGACGCGCGGAAAATGTACGGCAATTTCGCACGCATTCCCGATTTCCCGAGCATCCTGGTGGACGGCATTATCGAGCACGTGATTCATCCGGACGATCTCGTTCTGCTCAGAGAGCTGGATGTCGGCGCGGAGGCCACCGTGCGTATCGACCGGCTGCGACGGGCGCAGCTCTCGCTCAGTCACACGGCTTCACACCTGCTGTATCTCGGCGTTAACGAGGTTCGACCCGATGCCATGCCGGGTCTGTTCGGTTGTCATATCAAGGTCGACGCCGCGCGCTTCGATTTCAGCGTGGAAACCCGCTTCACGGCCGACGAGCTTCAGGAAATCGAACGCATCGCCAACGCGTATGTGCAGCGCGGCAGTGAGGTCGTCACGTATCCGCATCCGCTGTATCGGGATGCGCGGTATTGGGCCTGCGAAGGTCAGGTCATGGCTTGCGGCGGAACGCATATAGCGTCGACTGCGCCAGTCGGCCGCATTCAGGTACACCGGAAAAACCTGGGGCGTGGTAAGGACCGCCTTTCCTGTGACTTCGCGGAGTCGATCCCGGAGTTACGGACCTGA
- a CDS encoding glutamate--cysteine ligase, with protein MSNAVDSDETPIVSVQQLADYIAAGCKDRAAFRIGTEHEKFLFGRNTLKPLSYHGNAGIGAVLQRLLDQQGSPILDDGHLIGVRYDDGAAISLEPAGQLELSGAPVASLHDTQAELHAHLDSVRAIGEQLGFEAAPLGFHPLMRRDEMPWMPKRRYAIMRRYMPQVGTRGLDMMLRTCTVQVNLDYASEAEMAAKMRVSLALQPLATALFANSPFREGQPSGLMSTRADVCNDTDHDRCGIPALFMSRSFGFERYVNWLLDDVPMYFVRRNDRYIDVAGHTFRDFLAGRIPGLEDDTATLADFADHMTTAFTSVSTRVCKAARCASSRAMWWRSQTKDYAPARGMTPPATMKRNTSHRLRTSPQAR; from the coding sequence ATGTCTAACGCCGTGGATTCAGACGAGACGCCTATCGTCTCCGTGCAGCAACTGGCCGACTACATCGCCGCGGGATGCAAAGACCGCGCGGCGTTTCGCATCGGCACCGAGCACGAGAAATTCCTGTTCGGCCGCAACACGTTGAAACCGCTTTCGTATCACGGCAACGCGGGCATTGGCGCGGTGCTGCAACGGCTGCTCGACCAGCAAGGCTCGCCCATTCTCGACGACGGGCACCTGATCGGCGTGCGCTATGACGACGGTGCGGCGATCTCGCTCGAACCCGCCGGGCAACTGGAATTGTCCGGCGCGCCGGTGGCGTCGTTGCATGACACGCAGGCGGAACTGCACGCGCATCTGGACAGCGTTAGAGCAATCGGCGAGCAACTCGGGTTCGAGGCGGCGCCGCTCGGCTTTCATCCGCTGATGCGTCGCGACGAGATGCCGTGGATGCCGAAGCGCCGTTACGCGATCATGCGCCGTTATATGCCGCAGGTCGGCACGCGCGGCCTCGACATGATGCTGCGCACCTGCACCGTGCAGGTCAATCTCGACTATGCGTCGGAAGCGGAGATGGCGGCCAAGATGCGCGTGTCGCTCGCGCTTCAGCCGCTCGCCACCGCGCTATTCGCCAACTCGCCGTTTCGCGAGGGTCAACCGTCCGGACTGATGTCGACGCGCGCCGACGTCTGCAACGATACCGATCACGACCGTTGCGGCATACCCGCACTGTTCATGTCGCGCAGCTTCGGTTTCGAGCGCTACGTGAACTGGTTGCTCGACGACGTGCCCATGTATTTCGTGCGCCGCAACGATCGTTATATCGATGTGGCCGGCCACACGTTCCGCGATTTTCTTGCCGGGCGCATTCCCGGTCTCGAAGACGACACGGCGACGCTCGCCGACTTCGCCGATCACATGACGACGGCGTTTACCTCGGTCTCGACGCGCGTCTGCAAGGCCGCACGCTGCGCGAGCTCGCGGGCGATGTGGTGGCGATCGCAAACAAAGGACTACGCGCCCGCGCGCGGCATGACGCCGCCGGCGACGATGAAACGCAATACCTCGCACCGCTTAAGGACATCGCCGCAGGCGCGCTGA
- the prs gene encoding ribose-phosphate diphosphokinase, translating into MIQVFAVSSDRGEVPLELRKLVFPGGEVNVTVELGKPAHTLRIQAHLPNAEAVMTLLLATDALRRGYPGTPILLSLPYVPYARQDRVANPGEALSARVFCDLINTQQYAQVEVQDPHSDVVTALLDRVVIADPLPSLRRALTGLGLSRAALVAPDAGARKRVMHLAQALELDVVFAEKVRNTQTGKITGTQVVGDLPDAPLLVVDDICDGGRTFTELAAALRTRQAEQRQSQPLYLYVTHGIFSKGLAPLLEHYQTVFTRNNWTSDTRCQLV; encoded by the coding sequence ATGATTCAGGTTTTTGCCGTATCGAGCGATCGGGGTGAAGTGCCGCTGGAACTCCGCAAGCTGGTGTTCCCCGGCGGCGAGGTCAACGTCACGGTCGAACTGGGCAAGCCCGCGCACACGCTGCGCATCCAGGCGCATCTGCCCAACGCCGAAGCGGTCATGACCCTGCTGCTCGCGACCGACGCGCTGCGCCGCGGCTATCCGGGCACGCCGATCCTGTTGTCGCTGCCGTACGTGCCGTATGCCCGCCAGGACCGCGTGGCGAACCCGGGCGAAGCGCTCAGCGCGCGCGTCTTCTGCGACCTGATCAACACCCAGCAGTATGCGCAGGTCGAAGTGCAGGACCCGCATAGCGACGTCGTAACCGCCCTGCTCGACCGCGTGGTGATTGCCGATCCGTTGCCGTCGTTGCGCCGTGCGCTGACGGGCTTGGGCCTGAGCCGCGCTGCGCTGGTCGCGCCGGACGCCGGCGCCCGCAAGCGCGTCATGCATCTGGCGCAGGCGCTGGAACTCGACGTGGTGTTCGCCGAGAAAGTGCGCAACACGCAGACCGGCAAGATCACCGGCACTCAGGTGGTGGGCGACTTGCCCGACGCGCCGCTTCTCGTGGTGGACGATATCTGCGACGGCGGCCGCACCTTCACCGAACTCGCCGCGGCGTTGCGTACGCGCCAGGCCGAACAGCGCCAGAGCCAGCCGCTTTACCTGTATGTCACGCACGGCATTTTCAGCAAGGGCCTCGCGCCGCTGCTCGAACACTACCAGACGGTTTTCACGCGCAACAACTGGACGAGCGATACACGCTGCCAGTTGGTCTGA
- a CDS encoding AraC family transcriptional regulator, producing the protein MHKSAHKNADPGEPKTSRKIAAPAAPTAPASDPSERADGPPLIAVWGEHEGHSDYQLGTREVDWHNHLRGQVFCVESGLAHVRTQHGSWLLPPHRAGWIPPGESHKVSISGAMSGWSVVITPAASASLPERPCVISISELMRALVRRAVSWATQCRLDAEQERMSFVLLDEMRRAPHEPLHLPMPTDRRLVRIANAILGQPDDTRTLDEWAAWAGLSARTLSRLFIAETGSSFAQWRQQACLTRALERLAQGDSVANVADALGYATPSNFIAMFRRCFGDSPAHYFAKRKPSL; encoded by the coding sequence ATGCATAAATCCGCGCATAAAAATGCGGACCCTGGCGAGCCTAAAACCTCACGAAAAATAGCAGCGCCGGCAGCGCCCACTGCCCCCGCATCCGACCCGAGCGAACGCGCCGACGGGCCGCCGCTCATCGCCGTATGGGGTGAGCATGAAGGCCATAGCGACTATCAACTCGGCACGCGCGAAGTCGATTGGCATAATCATTTGCGCGGCCAGGTGTTTTGCGTCGAGAGCGGCCTCGCGCATGTACGCACGCAGCATGGTTCCTGGTTATTGCCGCCGCATCGCGCCGGTTGGATCCCGCCAGGCGAATCGCATAAAGTCAGCATTAGCGGTGCGATGAGCGGCTGGAGCGTCGTGATCACGCCGGCGGCGAGCGCCAGCCTGCCGGAACGGCCGTGCGTGATCAGCATCAGCGAACTGATGCGGGCGTTGGTCAGGCGCGCGGTCTCATGGGCCACGCAATGCCGGCTCGATGCCGAACAGGAACGCATGAGCTTCGTGCTGCTCGACGAGATGCGTCGCGCGCCGCACGAACCGCTGCATCTGCCGATGCCCACCGACCGCCGGCTCGTGCGCATCGCCAACGCGATCCTCGGCCAGCCCGACGACACGCGCACGCTCGACGAATGGGCTGCCTGGGCGGGTCTGTCGGCACGCACGCTGAGCCGCCTGTTTATCGCCGAGACCGGCAGCAGTTTCGCGCAGTGGCGTCAGCAGGCCTGTTTGACGCGCGCGCTCGAACGTCTCGCGCAAGGCGACAGCGTCGCCAACGTGGCCGATGCCTTGGGCTATGCGACGCCGAGCAATTTCATCGCGATGTTTCGCCGCTGTTTCGGCGATTCCCCCGCGCACTATTTCGCGAAACGCAAGCCCTCGCTGTAA
- a CDS encoding nicotinate phosphoribosyltransferase: protein MNAPDRTEVLEKNQLVPFNLADFYKTGHPSMYPKATTKLVANFTPRSAKYAPVLRELFDDKVVWFGLQGFIQEFLIDLFGAEFFQKPKAQAVRKYKRRMDTALGADAVPVASLEALHELGHLPLEIRSLPEGSRVDIRVPPVIFINTHPDFPWVSTYFETVVSCESWKPSTVATIAFEFRKLLTYFANLTGAPLDFVNWQGHDFSMRGMSGVHDAMRCGAGHLLSFTGTDTIPAIDYLEDHYGANAERELVGGSIPASEHSVMALRILLTQQRLERDPAQAMLDPKALRRKAELEVIREFVTEGYPQGMVSLVSDTFDFWNVMTIIAKELKADILARRPDALGNAKVVFRPDSGDPVKILTGYTDNELVLDSDGKPAVTEAGRYTVKESGETISEAERTGAVECLWNIYGGTTTEKGYKVLDSHVGLIYGDSITLTRARDIMLRMAAKGFASCNVVLGIGSYVYGMNSRDTFGYALKAIYAEVDGEAVDIYKDPATDDGTKKSAKGLPRVEKEGDHFVLYEQQTAEQAEGGALVPVFRNGELLVRQSLAEIRERLQSSWTCPEAGSIVWG from the coding sequence ATGAACGCACCCGACCGCACGGAAGTCCTCGAAAAGAATCAGCTCGTCCCGTTCAATCTCGCCGATTTCTACAAGACCGGCCACCCGTCCATGTACCCGAAAGCGACCACCAAACTCGTCGCGAACTTCACGCCCCGTTCGGCGAAATACGCGCCGGTGTTGCGCGAACTGTTCGATGACAAGGTGGTCTGGTTCGGCCTGCAAGGCTTCATTCAGGAATTCCTGATCGACCTGTTCGGCGCCGAGTTTTTCCAGAAGCCGAAGGCGCAGGCCGTGCGCAAGTACAAGCGGCGCATGGACACCGCACTGGGCGCGGACGCCGTGCCGGTGGCGAGCCTCGAAGCGCTGCACGAGCTCGGCCACCTGCCGCTCGAAATCCGCTCGCTGCCGGAAGGCTCGCGGGTCGATATCAGGGTGCCGCCGGTGATTTTCATCAACACGCACCCGGATTTTCCGTGGGTGTCGACGTACTTTGAAACGGTGGTGAGCTGTGAATCGTGGAAGCCGTCCACGGTCGCCACCATCGCGTTCGAATTCCGCAAGCTGCTGACCTACTTCGCGAATCTGACCGGCGCGCCGCTCGACTTCGTGAACTGGCAAGGTCACGATTTTTCGATGCGCGGCATGAGCGGCGTGCACGACGCCATGCGCTGCGGCGCGGGTCACTTGCTGTCCTTCACCGGTACGGACACGATTCCCGCGATCGACTATCTCGAAGACCACTACGGCGCGAATGCGGAGCGTGAGCTCGTCGGCGGTTCGATTCCAGCGTCGGAACACAGCGTGATGGCGCTGCGCATTCTGCTGACGCAGCAACGCCTCGAACGCGATCCGGCGCAAGCCATGCTCGACCCGAAGGCGCTGCGCCGCAAGGCCGAACTGGAAGTGATCCGCGAGTTCGTCACCGAAGGCTACCCGCAAGGAATGGTCTCGCTCGTCAGCGATACGTTCGACTTCTGGAACGTGATGACGATCATCGCCAAAGAACTGAAGGCGGATATTCTCGCCCGCCGGCCGGACGCGCTGGGCAACGCCAAGGTGGTGTTCCGCCCCGACTCCGGCGATCCGGTGAAGATCCTCACCGGCTATACGGACAACGAACTCGTGCTGGACAGCGACGGTAAGCCCGCCGTTACCGAAGCGGGCCGCTACACGGTCAAGGAGAGCGGCGAGACGATCAGCGAAGCGGAGCGCACCGGCGCGGTCGAGTGTCTGTGGAATATCTACGGCGGGACGACCACGGAGAAAGGCTACAAGGTGCTGGATTCGCACGTCGGGCTGATCTACGGCGACTCGATCACGCTGACCCGCGCACGCGACATCATGTTGCGTATGGCGGCCAAGGGCTTCGCTTCGTGCAACGTGGTGCTCGGCATCGGCAGCTACGTGTATGGGATGAATTCGCGCGACACCTTCGGCTATGCGCTCAAGGCGATCTATGCCGAGGTGGATGGCGAAGCGGTCGACATCTATAAAGACCCGGCCACCGACGACGGCACCAAGAAGTCCGCGAAGGGGCTGCCGCGTGTCGAGAAGGAAGGCGATCACTTCGTGCTGTACGAACAGCAGACGGCCGAGCAGGCTGAAGGCGGCGCGCTGGTGCCGGTGTTCCGGAATGGCGAATTGCTGGTGAGGCAGTCGCTGGCGGAGATTCGCGAGCGCTTGCAGTCGTCGTGGACGTGTCCGGAGGCGGGGTCGATTGTTTGGGGGTGA
- a CDS encoding acyl-CoA thioesterase, with protein MSKRHYETPIDVKYRDTDSMGHVSSPVYYDYLQHSYLSYMFDLLDMPRTEKLPHIMVKTQCEYLAPAMFGDKLTVRSSVVKFGSKSFELEHVMERDDKQIIARGASTHVMFDYTTNKTALVPDAFKERVMTFQGSL; from the coding sequence ATGTCAAAGCGACACTACGAAACACCGATCGACGTTAAGTACCGCGACACCGATTCGATGGGCCACGTGAGCAGCCCGGTCTATTACGATTATCTGCAGCATTCGTATCTGAGCTACATGTTCGATCTGCTGGACATGCCGCGCACGGAGAAGCTGCCGCACATCATGGTCAAGACGCAATGCGAGTATCTGGCGCCCGCCATGTTCGGCGACAAGCTGACGGTTCGCTCCAGCGTCGTCAAATTCGGCAGCAAGAGCTTCGAGCTCGAACATGTGATGGAGCGCGACGACAAGCAGATCATCGCGCGCGGCGCGTCCACGCATGTGATGTTCGATTACACGACCAATAAGACGGCGCTCGTACCGGACGCATTCAAGGAACGGGTGATGACCTTTCAGGGTTCGCTGTAA
- the pheA gene encoding prephenate dehydratase yields the protein MMATPNAPIAAIVPIAPNVAAPQAAQRAARRLELAPSCGEIERNAIAFLGPCGTYTEDAMRLCFGETHDAMSCTNVDAVFDAVAHGGASHGVVPVENSTEGIVARTLDLLLKNRLTVSGEVVLPVRHMLMTAHGTLDGIICVTAHEQALAQCRRWLDAHLPDVPRQAVASNAQAAQLAARSAGHAAIGSQRAAHHYGLRIVASAIQDEHFNSTRFYVIGRDEPPPTGDDRTLLCVELENSSGALQRVLAPLAEHRIPVTRLDARPLRNELWAYRFFVELPRHRHDVQMAHALAQMKRHARALVLLGSFPAAPGGGAVS from the coding sequence ATGATGGCGACGCCGAACGCACCGATCGCTGCTATTGTGCCTATCGCGCCGAACGTTGCCGCGCCGCAGGCGGCGCAACGCGCCGCGCGCCGGCTCGAACTCGCGCCGTCTTGCGGCGAAATCGAGCGCAATGCGATCGCCTTTCTCGGCCCATGCGGCACCTATACCGAAGACGCGATGCGTCTGTGCTTCGGCGAGACGCATGACGCGATGTCCTGCACCAACGTCGACGCCGTGTTCGACGCGGTCGCGCACGGCGGCGCCAGCCACGGCGTCGTGCCGGTCGAGAACTCCACGGAAGGCATCGTGGCGCGCACGCTGGATCTGCTGCTGAAGAACCGGTTGACCGTGAGCGGCGAAGTCGTGCTGCCGGTGCGGCATATGCTGATGACGGCGCATGGCACGCTCGACGGCATTATCTGTGTGACGGCGCACGAGCAGGCGCTCGCGCAATGCCGCCGCTGGCTCGACGCGCATCTACCGGACGTGCCCAGACAGGCAGTCGCTAGCAATGCGCAGGCGGCCCAGCTTGCCGCGCGCTCGGCGGGTCACGCTGCGATCGGCAGTCAGCGGGCGGCGCATCACTACGGCTTGCGGATCGTCGCATCGGCGATTCAGGATGAGCATTTCAACAGCACGCGTTTCTACGTGATCGGCCGCGACGAACCGCCGCCCACCGGCGACGATCGCACGCTGTTATGTGTCGAACTCGAGAACAGCAGTGGAGCGCTGCAACGCGTGCTCGCGCCGCTGGCCGAGCATCGGATTCCGGTGACGCGGCTCGACGCGCGGCCGCTTCGAAACGAGTTGTGGGCGTACCGGTTCTTCGTCGAGTTGCCCAGGCATCGGCATGACGTGCAGATGGCTCACGCGCTCGCGCAGATGAAGAGGCATGCTCGTGCGCTGGTCTTGCTGGGTTCGTTTCCGGCGGCGCCGGGTGGTGGTGCGGTGTCGTGA